The DNA sequence TCCCCCACGGGCGAGCCCAGGACCGTCCAGCGCATCGGAACCCCTCTCGGTAGCGTTCCCCAGGATCGCACCGACCAGGAGGTACCCCGTGCCCAAGCCCCCGCTGACCCCCGACGCCGCCGCGCTGTTCGCCGAGCCCAACCCAGCCGTCATGGCCACGGTCCACCCCGACGGCCACCCCGTCACCGTCGCGACCTGGTACCTGTTCGAGGACGGCCGGCTCGTGCTGAACCTCGACGGGAGCCGCGCCCGGCTCAAGCACCTGCGGGCGAACCCCGCCGTCTCGCTCACGGCACTGGCCGAGGGCGACTGGTACACGCACGTCTCCGTGCAGGGCCGGGTCGTCGAGATCCGCGACGACGAGGGCCTGGCCGACATCGACCGCGTCTCCCGGCACTACACAGGATCGGCCTACCCGAACCGCGAGTCCCCGCGCGTCACCGTCGTCGTCGAGATCGAGCACTGGCACGGCTGGGGCGCGGTCGCGAAGTAGTCCACCGGCGCTCAGGCCGACAGAGCCGCCACGACCTTCTCCACGCGCCGGACCCGGGTCGCCTCGGCCTTGGCGCCCTCCACCGCGGTCACGTGGGCCTTGCGCTGCGAGGGCGCCAGCGCGTCGAAGGCGGCGCGCAGCCCCGCCGCCTCCAGGGCGGCGGCGAGGTCGGCAGGGACCTCGACGACGCGCGGGGCGGTGTCGAGCTCCAGGACCACGTCCAGGACGTCGCCGGCGGCGACACCCGAGGCGGCCCGCACCTGCGCGGTGACGGGGATCAGGGCGCGGCCGCCCATCGACCCCACCGTCGTGCGGAAGCTGTAGCCGGCGAACGTCACGGTCACCGCCGGCCGCCTGCCTCCGCCGAGCTGCTCCAGCACCTCCGCGGGGACCTCCAGCCCCGTCGCGGTCGTGCGGTGCAGCTCCAGCGTCGCCGTGAACTCGACCGGCATGGACCCTTCCCTCCGTCGCGGTGCAGGACACGTCACCCCATGGTGACCCGTCCCGCACCCGACGGGGAGTTCCCGGTCGGGCTCAGGCGGCGAGCTTGAGGACGTCGGCCGTGCGGGCCATCGTCGTCGTCAGCAGCTCGTGGTCGTCGGACAGCTTCGTGCCGTAGGACGGGACCATGGCCTTGAGCCGGTCGCGCCAGAGGTCCTGGTGCGCAGGGAAGCACTGCGCGAGCAGGCGCAGCATGACGTCGACGGCCGTCGAGGCCCCCGGCGAGGCGCCCAGCAGGGCCGCGACGGACCCGTCGGCGGCGTGCACGAGCTCGGTGCCGAACTGCAGGACGCCGCCGCGCGGGCCCTTCTTGATGACCTGCACGCGCTGACCGGCGGTCAGCAGCTCCCAGTCCTGCGCCTTCGCGTCGGGGTAGAACACGCGCAGCGCCTCGAGGCGCTGGTCCATGGACTGCACGATCTGCTTGCCCAGGTACGTCATGAGCGAGACGTTGTCCCGGGCGACGGCCAGCATCGGGAGCAGGTTGTGCGGGCGCACCGACAGCGGCAGGTCCAGGAACGAGCCCTGCTTGAGGAACTTCGGGGAGAACCCGGCGTAGGGGCCGAACATGAGGGCCTTCTGCCCGTGGGAGTACCGGGTGTCCAGGTGCGGGACAGACATCGGCGGGGCACCGACCTCGGCCTGGCCGTAGACCTTCGCCGAGTGCCGCTCGATCACCTCGGGGTTCGTGCAGCGCAGCCACTGCCCGCTGACGGGGAACCCGCCGAAACCCTCCCCCTCGGGGATCCCGCTGCGCTGCAGCAGGTGCAGGGCGCCACCACCGGAGCCCACGAAGACGAACGGGGTGGCGACGGCGAAACTGCCCTCCGAGCTCTCCCCGACGACCGTCCAGCCCGACCCGCGGCGGCGCAGGTCCTTGACGGTGTGCCCCGTCAGGAGCTCCACGCCCTCCG is a window from the Kineococcus rhizosphaerae genome containing:
- a CDS encoding YdeI/OmpD-associated family protein, producing MPVEFTATLELHRTTATGLEVPAEVLEQLGGGRRPAVTVTFAGYSFRTTVGSMGGRALIPVTAQVRAASGVAAGDVLDVVLELDTAPRVVEVPADLAAALEAAGLRAAFDALAPSQRKAHVTAVEGAKAEATRVRRVEKVVAALSA
- a CDS encoding malate:quinone oxidoreductase, which produces MPAANRYDAVLIGGGVMSATLATMLAELEPDWSVLVLEKLDTVGAESSDMWNNAGTGHSALCELNYTPARPDGTIDIAKAVAINEQFQASRQFWAHQVEKGVLASPGDFINAVPHMSFVRGGDVEFLRARYEALSQHPLFAEMEWADDHARIAEWAPLLEAGRAPGEKVAATRSNHGTDVDFGALTKQLFAGAATEGVELLTGHTVKDLRRRGSGWTVVGESSEGSFAVATPFVFVGSGGGALHLLQRSGIPEGEGFGGFPVSGQWLRCTNPEVIERHSAKVYGQAEVGAPPMSVPHLDTRYSHGQKALMFGPYAGFSPKFLKQGSFLDLPLSVRPHNLLPMLAVARDNVSLMTYLGKQIVQSMDQRLEALRVFYPDAKAQDWELLTAGQRVQVIKKGPRGGVLQFGTELVHAADGSVAALLGASPGASTAVDVMLRLLAQCFPAHQDLWRDRLKAMVPSYGTKLSDDHELLTTTMARTADVLKLAA
- a CDS encoding TIGR03618 family F420-dependent PPOX class oxidoreductase, which encodes MPKPPLTPDAAALFAEPNPAVMATVHPDGHPVTVATWYLFEDGRLVLNLDGSRARLKHLRANPAVSLTALAEGDWYTHVSVQGRVVEIRDDEGLADIDRVSRHYTGSAYPNRESPRVTVVVEIEHWHGWGAVAK